In the Colius striatus isolate bColStr4 chromosome 3, bColStr4.1.hap1, whole genome shotgun sequence genome, TGCCACAGATCTCCCACTCCTTTGTGCTCCAAATTGCTGTGCCAGTGTTCTTGTAAAAAATGTGGAATTTTCTGCTTGTCGCGGTGTTCTCAGTTTGCTTTAGAGAGATGGAAGCACTGAGATGAGGTCTCACTTTACCTCTACGTGACCTGTTCTTCTTTTCAGATTGATCAGTCATGCTTATACgtgataaaccacatccacccTTTTTGCAGTTGAATTAGGGCACTAAGAGCAGGCTCCCAATGAGCAACTACATATGGAAGCTGAGCTGTTGCCAAAAGTTGTACCTTGTATAAGTTTTCACCTCTAAGTAGGTGACAATTTTGGGTAACATTTTTAATAGAGTATGTGCGACTCAGTTACTTATCACTGAGCAGTTAGTGAGCATCAGGATTTGGAGCTTCAGTGCTGGTGCAGAACTCATGCTCCTGTTAGCAAAGGGGGAAGCTGGTGACACTGGAAGCTTCTTTTCAAGTTTGACAATTAATATGTCTTTATTGGAATAAGAGAGACTTATAAATGAGCACTGCATTTTTTTATAAGTCCCTAAAAGTTCTTTAAATAGCTTTTGAGAAAATGAATGATTGATGACTGTAGCATTTTGTTACTATTAGCTCTGTTAACAAACATGATAGTAGGATATCATGAAGGTGTTCAGGCAGAGTGACTGCACCTTTTCTAGTCAGATCCAGGGCATGTGCCATAAAAATCTGTTAAGAAAGAGCAGGAGCTACAAAACAACTTTTCTGTTTAGATATATACATTTTGAATACTTTTAAGTAAAGGCAGAGTGAGAATTTAACAAAGATAAGTTGagagtttctttctgttttaaaaacctGAGTGTTTGAATAGGCAGAGGAGTGCGGTTTGCCATTTAGTATACGCTAGTGTGATTATCCAGTCAGAGCAGGGAAGTACTAAGGGAAAAGACTTCACTGGCATTCTGTACTTGTGCTGTTGccaacatgtgttatttcacaTGCTTTGCACTTTGGTAGTTTCATCTTATGTTGCACCtgtctgtgttttcatttaGCAGTTGGAGGGAGTCTCTGCAGTACAGCGTTAGACATTGGAGATGAAAACCGATAGCACCGATTTTGTAGCAAATGTTCCATGGTGCATGCATTTAACCATTGAAAGTTTGGAAGTGTGTTAGGATGTATTTCTTCTTGATTCCCAGACATGATCAGCTTATTTATTGAGAAAGCAGTAGTGGTTCTTCTACAAATGAAAGTGAGAACTATCAGTTCAGCTATTGGGCTTGGTGTGTAgttctgcagccacagcacttAGGATTGCTCTAGTGTTTTTTGTGTTGGATTGTTTTGTAAAAGAAGATATCTTAAATAACTTGCACTTAATAGTTCTTATATCATGTCTTTCAGTGGGGCTGGGAAGGTGTGTGTTTCTCTGGCTGTTGTCACATAGCAATGGGCACTGATAGGTCAGTTTAATGTCCTGTTTAGATTTCTGCATTTCAGAATGTCTTTGGTTTTATGTAGTATTTTAGCCCTTAATATGTGTATGTTCTTAGCAAATACTTTGCATATGGTGATACCCTGTTTAAATACCCTGTTTCTCTGGACAGAAGGAGTGGTACCTTTAGGAATGCTGCTTGGTGCTTTTTGTGAGAGTGCAGCTTTGTGTGCTGGTGAGCAGTGTTCTAGGTAATAGTGTGGCAGTGTTCTGAGCAGCTGTACTTGGAAGCTTTGTCTGTCATTGTCAGTGGCCATAGTGTTAAAATAAGCCAGATAACTCTTGGCTTAATACTttatacttctttttcttcttcgaCTTAATGAAGTAATAATACTAAATTTATAATAATGCTCTTGggctttccttcttctctctaGATCTGAACCACAGTGGTCTAGGATCCCACTATGAAAATTCTCACTGGGGACCAGTCTCTTCGAATAGTGACTCCAGCACAAACTGGGATAAAGTTATTGTAGACGGCTCTGACAAAGAAGCATGGCCATCAATCACTGGCAGTGACCCAGAGTTGACATCAGAATGTATGGACACTGACTCTGCCTCTAGCTCTGGGTCAGAGAGAAACCTCGTTATAATGGCTTCAGGGAGCACAGGCGGTGAAAATGATGGCATTCGAAATGGCATTGGACATGGTTCTCAAAATAAGTTTGTGGTTGGTAGCAACAGCAATAATGTGGGCAATGGAAGTATTAATGGGCCATGGGGTTTATCCCATGGAACCATAATAAGCACATGTCAAGTTTCTGTGGAtgctcctgacagcaaatctgaaaGTAGCAACAATAGAATGAATGCTTGGGGCACCATAAACTCTTCATCAAATGGAGGGTTAAATCCAAGCACTTTGAATTCAAATGGCAACCATGGTGCCTGGCCTGTATTGGAGAACAATGGACATGCCCTGAAAGGGTCTGTAGGGAGTGGTAATCCTGGCACAAATATTCAGTGCAGTACCATAGGTCAGATATCTAATAGTCAGAGTATTAACTCTAAAGTGGGTGGTTCAGCCCACAGTTCCTGGGGAAGCCTTCAGGAAAATTGTGATTCTGAAGTAAATGGTACAAGGAAGGTTTCATTCAGTGGGCAACCTCAAAACCTTAACACTGAAATGAATGGACCAAATAACACTACTAACTTTATGACCTCTAGTTTACCAAACTCTGCTGGTTCAGTGCAGATTAACGAACTGCCTAATAATACAGGGCATGGGGCCTGGCGTGTGAGCACAATGAATCATTCTCAGATTCAGGCCTCTCCAGTTACAAATGGCACTTCCATCTCTCATCTTAGCAACGGTGAGGCGAAAAATGGTGGATCTTACGGTACTACATGGGGTGCCTATGGTTCTAATTACTCTGGAGACAAATGTTCAGGCCCAAACAGCCAAGCTAATGGTGACACTGTGAATGCAACTCTAATGCAGCCAGGCATTAGCGGGCCTGGCAGCACTAACTTTCAAATCAATGGGaataaaggaggaggaggaggaggaggggtaTGGGAGGCAGGGACAGTCAGCTCCCAGAACATGCCGTGGGGAAGTGGAAATGGTGCAAGTGCTGGCGGGAGTagaagaggatggggcaacccGGCACAAAATACCGGCACTAACCTTTCCAACGGGGAATGGAGTAAACTGCCCAGTAATCAGCATTCCAATGAAAGTGTGAGTGGAAACAGCAGGAAGTTTACAAATGGATGGAAATCTACTGAGGAGGATGACCTTAACAACCAgagttctgctgcttctcagataACTGAGCAGAACAGTGCGTGGGCCAAAACAGGTACGGGGGAGAGCGAAGGTAGTTCGGAGAGCACTGGATGCCACGAAGATAGGGTAACGACAGAAGGACAGAACCgagagagaaggaaagttgACCAGCATACATTACTCCAAAGTATAGTGAACAGAACTGACTTAGATCCACGTGTCCTTTCCAACTCTGGTTGGGGACAGACTCCAATCAAACAGAACACTGCCTGGGATACCGAAACATCACCAAGGGGTGAAAGAAAAACTGACAATGGGACAGAGGCCTGGGGAGGCTCTGTGACACAGACTTCCAGCTCAGGGGGGTGTGTGGATAGACCTAGCCCTAATAATAATGATACCTCATCTGTATCAGGGTGGGGAGATCCAAAGTCTGCTACAAGGTGGGGAGACTCCAAAGGGTCAAACAGCCAAGGGGGGTGGGAAGAAGATTCTGCTGCTACAGTAATGGTCAAGAGCAATCAATCATGGGGAAGTGGCAAAGAGGAAAAGTCATCCTGGAATGACGCACAGAAGATCAAACAGGGATGGGTAGATGGACAGAAGGCCAGCCAGGGTTGGGCAGTTTCTACTGGTGATAGCTGGGGCGAAAATTCAAGAAGTAACCATTGGGGTGAGGCTAAGAAATCCAGTTCAGGAGGTAGCGACAGTGACAGATCAGTATCTGGTTGGAATGAGACGGGTAAATCAAATTCTGTTACTTGGGGAGGTAATAATACAAACCCAAATAATTCTTCAGGATGGGATGAGCCTGCAAAGTCTAATCAGAACCAGGGCTGGGGAGACCCTCCTAAATCTAATCAGCCTCAAGTTTGGGGGGATTCATCAAAGCCAATCAACTCTCCAGAATGGAACAAACAAGATGTTGGCTCTTGGGGAGCACCATCTGCCACGAACAAACCCCCGGGGTCAGGCTGGCTGGGTGGACCGATGCCAGCGCCAGCAAAGGAGGAAGAACCCACTGGCTGGGAGGAGCCGTCCCCCGAGTCAATACGCCGCAAAATGGAAATTGATGATGGAACTTCTGCTTGGGGTGATCCGAGCAAATACAACTACAAAAATGTGAATATGTGGAATAAAAATGTCCCAAACAGTAGCAGCAGTTCAGACCAGCAAGcacaggtacatcagcagctaCTGTCTTCAAGTGCCATGTCTAGCAAGGAGAGCAGTTCGGGTTCTGGTAAGATCTGGTTTTATATAAATCTGTTGTTTCTGTTAATTgtgaaacaatatttttcttctcgCTTCGTAGAACAGTGTTTTAGTTTCAAAGGGGAAGGTGTCACTGAAgttccatttttatttattaaaaaaagtaacagCAATGCTTATAAACGTTTGGGATTTTTATACAGATTGAGAGGTCTGTTCTGGCTTTAAGTAGCTTCAGTAATAAAGACTAGACAGCTCCACTTGAAGTCTGGAGCGTGGgaacacagagaaaatacttaaaatagtATCTGAGgaacaaaactatttttcctcatttcattCTAAAACAATTAGAACTTAATGTTGCCAAAgagccccccccaaaaaagcatCGAGCTGCTACAAGACAGAGTGAAAGGTGGTGGTCTTATGTGGACTCAAGATCAGATTTTCTGATCCTGTAGTGTGGGGAGCAGTGAATAATGGCACTTGCAGATGACCTTGCGTGGtgtttttgaagtattttttgcTGTGTCTCTTTTTTAAGTGCACAAAGTAGCTAAAAAAGCCCCAAGCAGCTCTTAGAAACTTAGAGATTTCTGTTATGAAAATGTAGTTCTTTACATATGAAACTTgtattttttgtgatttttttgtttgctttatggAAGAGTTTACAGTTGTAATAATTCTACATTTACATTTCATCTGGAGGTACTTATATACTTTTTACCACACGTTAAAGGCAAAACACTTGAGTCTCTTTAGATAgcttttaaaattctatttaaaaacaTGACAGTAACTCATACTGCTTTAAAAAGGTTGGGGAGAGCCTTCTACTCCAGCCACTACTGTAGATAACGGAACTTCAGCGTGGGGTAAACCCATGGATACTGGTACTAGCTGGGGAGAACCCATCAGCGATGCAGCAGGCACCTCTGGCTGGGGAAACGCTTCTCTTGGTCAACAGGCTCCAAATAAACCGGGTGAGTGCTTTCTGTGTCAGCTGTGAATTAGGGTGTTTGAGGATGGTGAAATACCTCATTAGAAGCTTTGCATTTTTGAGGGCTTTGTTAGCTTGAAGTGAAAATCAAGCTACTTTCTGTGTTGGGGGCAGTCAGTTGCTACTGAAATGTTAACGTGCTGaatgttttttttcacaacCAGGGCCTAAATCTATGCAAGAAAGTTGGTGTGGAGATGATATGCCATTGACAGGCAGTCGTCAGACCAgctgggaggaagaagaggatgtaGAGATTGGAATGTGGAACACCAGTTCCTCACAAGAAGCTAACCCGTCTTTGAATTGGCCAccatatatgaaaaaaatgccCACAAAGGTAATGAGGTTGAGTCCAGATTCTTTCACTGTTGTCATTTCTAAAAGCTAAGTCAGAACAGACGGAGGGGAGTACCATTAGGCTTTAATATTCATTCTTAGCAATGTTCATTCTTAACATCTTATGATGTAATTTAAGCAGTAGGTGGTAGATACCTTCTGAGTATCACAGGAAttcctttctatttttaagGGAATAATGAAAGGTGGAAATAAGCAAGATGAAACATGGATCAATCCATTCATTAAGCAATTCACAAATCTCAGTTTTTCAGTAAGTATTTACCTTTACCTGGCTTTACTGCCTTCTTACAGTGCTAGGTGCAATGCAGAAAGATTAAAGTGTTTAATCACCTGCTGTTCATTTGCATGCTATTTGGCTCTTCTGTTTGTCCCCTGTCACTCATCCTTTTTCTTTGCATCCTCATTACCAAAAGACCTATTTATTGAttaatgaaaagcatttttttaaacactccCCAGGTGTTCATCCAGTTCTGGGATGTTTTACTCAATGTTACATACGAATTTTAGTGAAGATTCCTGCTTTCAGTTGAGTAACAACTAAAGggagaaaatgctttaaaacagCATCTGATTTGTcgtgactttttttcttgtgttttttaattgaaatagtATATAGGAATCTCTTTCATTTAACTCTAAAAAATGTTATTATGAAATAATTATGATGCATTTTGTTACTTCAGAGAGAATCACCAGAAGAAACCATACAGAGCAATAAGATGGACATGTCTGGAGGTAAGAATGAGAGAACCTAGCTGGGTTTTATTGCTTCTTTCCAGTCTCTCTTTGATTTTATATCCTTctctaaattactttttaaaaactatataTTATATAGTTATAGCTGTGTATAGTTAAATATATATTTCCCTAAAGAAAAGGAATACCTTTGTAGAGGCAAAAAAAATGTGCATATGAGTAATGCTTCACGCCTGAATCACCTGGCTGCCACAGTAATGTTATCCATAAATCAAGCTAAGCATAGATCTACTAAGCTGACATGAAAGAATGTGTTCAGGGTGTGGCAGGTTTGTTTCTTGTAGTACAAGTATCTAGATTGCCTCTGGATACCTTTTCTGAGTACAGAAGACAGTCCAAATACCCCACTCGCTCATTGTGGTTCATTCTTGGAAACGCATTTTCAGATCTAAGAACTAAATTAATACTGAACAATTATTTTAGGAACATTTAAACTTGAGTGTAAAATTGGCTTGTGagcagctttatttttatttgagtCTATTGACTGTTATGATTTGCTCTAGCAAATAATAAATAGTGTAATTATTTGCATAACATTTAATTACAAGTAATTTGAGCTTTGCAGCTTTTTATTGTGGttgtactctttttttttttttaattccagttCAAAATTGGATATTTTAACTTTTGATCTCATTGCCTATTGTGTAATAAATAAATTGTTCATTGAATTTTAGATTGTAATGGCAAGCCTCGTATTTacattatttcaatttttaaaattttaatgtaAACCATCTGCTTGTAAAGTCATTCTCTTGCACACATGCAGGAAGTATTAAGTGGATTCCTTTATTACTGCTTATATTTTGATCTTTTAGCTTGCCTAGTGGAATTAATCATAAAAGAGAACTTAAAATTTGCTTTAAtcaacacaaatattttaaatttgtgaggttttggttttagctaaataatttttttctgaactgaatTAAATGAAAAGGCCTCTGAAATTTTACACAAATGTAGAGGATGTGATAAAGATATTAGTTTAAAGCCAAGACAGTGCTTACTgctactggggaaaaaaaaaaacaaaccagagttGCATTCACAACTGGAAACTCAAGTTTAAACAGTTACACTTTCTTGGTTTTAAGCAAAACCTAAGCCTACTGTTTTTGTAAAGCCTGGCAGAATCTGTTGACATTTTGCTGGTTCCAAGTTGTGAGTTGTCTTTAGCCATTGATTTATAGTGGTTCCCTTCCACTTGCAGTAAAGCCCAGGGAGTTTAAAGCTAAACGGATGTCGTCTTTTATTAATACCCACCTTAAGAGCAGTGCTGGGTCAGCTCTTTGGAAGCATCAGCTGGTCTGTGCTGTATCTTGAGAACAGAGTAATCCTTCAAGGTTGTAGTCACACCTCTCGCCTTTGCTTAGGGTTATTGCAAGATAAGCGGATGGAGATGGACAAGCACGGCCTCAATGTTGGAGATTACAATCGTGTGGTTGGCAAAGGCCCTGGTTCTCGTCCTCAAATTTCCAAAGAGTCTTCCATGGATCGCGGTCCTTACTTTGATAAGGTCAGTAGGTGCCTTGCTGGCAGACACTTTTGAACCTCTTTATCTGCATTCTGAATAGTTACCTGTCTGTTCCTTAGCATTCTACATTTAGTGGAGGCAAAAGCTAGAGCTTTCTTGTTAATCCATAAGATGTATTTTGTTCTTCTTAACTTACTGATATATAATACTAAGCACTTTCTGTAGCCTGTTTGCAAGTGCAAATGACTAACCtgatctcttttgttttctgcctaTTTCCTGCTGGTGCTGGACTGTCATGTGACTCTTCCCTTCTGTTCCTGGCAATGGTTTCTCCCTTCTGCTTGCTTGCTGGCTGGTTATTGCGCGTCGGTTTATCTGTCCAATCAGGATGGCATTGTAGCAGACGAGTCCCAAAACTTGCAGTTTATGTCCAATCAAAACATGAAGCTTCCCCCTTCAAATAATGCACTACCTAACCAAGCCCTTGGCTCCCTAGCAGGGCTGGGTATGCAAAACTTGAATTCTGTTAGACAGGTAAGGCTGTGTGCATATCCTTGGCATGTTACTTGACAGCATTTAATACCTTTTGATAAAATATCCTAGCTATCTATGTGATTGCTATGTGTTTAACTTCCAATTCAAATGTATAGGGGtgggagaagctgcagcaggggTTTATTGTCACTAACTGTCCATCCTTTCCCCAGAATGGCAATCCCAGTATGTTTGGTGTTGGTAAtatagcagcacagcccaggagcatgcagcagcctccagcacaACCTCTTAATTCATCTCAGCCTAATCCACGTGCTCAAGTGCCTCCTCCATTACTATCCCCTCAGGTAACTGAATACATAATCTAGCCTGTGTATAAACCACTAattcagaacatttttcttgtttatcaGCATTGCTGGAGTTTAGTCTGTAAATATTTGACAGTGTATTTGGCTCCACAAACCTCTCAGAAACTAGGCAACCATTGACCAGAGGTTATAGTATTCTACACACAGTGTAACTAAGTGCATCTGACTGTCACTCACTCCTCACACTGGCCCATTTTGCAGGTTCCAGTATCATTACTGAAGTATGCACCAAACAACGGTGGCCTGAGCCCACTTTTCGGCCCACAACAGGTAGCCATGTTGAATCAACTGTCCCAGTTAAACCAGCTTTCTCAGATCTCCCAGTTACAGGTAAGCTAAAAAAGTTAGTCGTTCTGTGTTCTGTTTGAAAGTCTTAAGTAGAGACTTACATTAGCTGTGAACTGTTCTTAAACAAACCACCACAAAACACTGTCTCGTAGCGGTTGTTGGCTCAGCAGCAAAAAGCGCAGAATCAGAGAAGCATGCCTTCTGGTGGTcgtcagcagcaggagcagcaggtaAGTGAACACGTTTATTTACCCTCTTTTCACACCATCTTTAACAACTGGCTTTGGTCCTGAGCTGCGTTTCTCATTACAAATTCTGTTAGCGTGCAGGAGTGAATGCGATTTTGCCAGGCTTTAAAGGAGTGAGCCGGCTTCATGCTGGGGCTTTGCTGTGCTACTTTCTTTAAAGGTGCAAAAGCTTTTGCCTATTTTATGTGGTaactgctctgttttgtttaagGGTCGATCTCTTAGTATGCAGCAACAGATGATGCAACAGTCCCGTCAGCTTGATCC is a window encoding:
- the TNRC6A gene encoding trinucleotide repeat-containing gene 6A protein isoform X2, with product MELSVCLNPAPVLFFALCCITVDMETNTTFSSRELEAKATKEVERKLSRDLVQEEEDQLMEERKKRKDDKKKKEAAQKKAIEQKIKVPEQTKTSVSQPQPVTSNGTSTVTSTNNNAKRATANSQQQQQTLPRYPPREVPPRFRHQEQKQLLKRGQQLPVIAANLGSTPKVLNGQSGSSTVTNKQPVTNGEVPNSSKKQPGMPPIRDLVSHSPNQSDLNHSGLGSHYENSHWGPVSSNSDSSTNWDKVIVDGSDKEAWPSITGSDPELTSECMDTDSASSSGSERNLVIMASGSTGGENDGIRNGIGHGSQNKFVVGSNSNNVGNGSINGPWGLSHGTIISTCQVSVDAPDSKSESSNNRMNAWGTINSSSNGGLNPSTLNSNGNHGAWPVLENNGHALKGSVGSGNPGTNIQCSTIGQISNSQSINSKVGGSAHSSWGSLQENCDSEVNGTRKVSFSGQPQNLNTEMNGPNNTTNFMTSSLPNSAGSVQINELPNNTGHGAWRVSTMNHSQIQASPVTNGTSISHLSNGEAKNGGSYGTTWGAYGSNYSGDKCSGPNSQANGDTVNATLMQPGISGPGSTNFQINGNKGGGGGGGVWEAGTVSSQNMPWGSGNGASAGGSRRGWGNPAQNTGTNLSNGEWSKLPSNQHSNESVSGNSRKFTNGWKSTEEDDLNNQSSAASQITEQNSAWAKTGTGESEGSSESTGCHEDRVTTEGQNRERRKVDQHTLLQSIVNRTDLDPRVLSNSGWGQTPIKQNTAWDTETSPRGERKTDNGTEAWGGSVTQTSSSGGCVDRPSPNNNDTSSVSGWGDPKSATRWGDSKGSNSQGGWEEDSAATVMVKSNQSWGSGKEEKSSWNDAQKIKQGWVDGQKASQGWAVSTGDSWGENSRSNHWGEAKKSSSGGSDSDRSVSGWNETGKSNSVTWGGNNTNPNNSSGWDEPAKSNQNQGWGDPPKSNQPQVWGDSSKPINSPEWNKQDVGSWGAPSATNKPPGSGWLGGPMPAPAKEEEPTGWEEPSPESIRRKMEIDDGTSAWGDPSKYNYKNVNMWNKNVPNSSSSSDQQAQVHQQLLSSSAMSSKESSSGSGWGEPSTPATTVDNGTSAWGKPMDTGTSWGEPISDAAGTSGWGNASLGQQAPNKPGPKSMQESWCGDDMPLTGSRQTSWEEEEDVEIGMWNTSSSQEANPSLNWPPYMKKMPTKGIMKGGNKQDETWINPFIKQFTNLSFSRESPEETIQSNKMDMSGGLLQDKRMEMDKHGLNVGDYNRVVGKGPGSRPQISKESSMDRGPYFDKNGNPSMFGVGNIAAQPRSMQQPPAQPLNSSQPNPRAQVPPPLLSPQVPVSLLKYAPNNGGLSPLFGPQQVAMLNQLSQLNQLSQISQLQRLLAQQQKAQNQRSMPSGGRQQQEQQGRSLSMQQQMMQQSRQLDPNLLMKQQTPPSQQQSLHQPTMKSFLENVIPHATPELQKGPSPINSFSSFPIGMNSNLNVNMDMSSIKEPQSRLRKWTTVDSISVNTSLDQNSSKHGAISSGFRLEESPFVPYDFMNSSNSPASPPGSIGDSWPRAKSPNGSSSVNWPPEFRPGEPWKGYPNIDPETDPYVTPGSVINNLSINTVREVDHLRDRNSGSSSSLNTTLPSTSAWSSIRASNYNVSLSSTAQSTSARNSDSKSTWSPGSVTNTSLAHELWKVPLPPKSITAPSRPPPGLTGQKPPLSTWDNSLRLGGGWGNSDARYTPGSSWGESSSGRITNWLVLKNLTPQIDGSTLRTLCMQHGPLITFHLNLPHGNALVRYSSKEEVVKAQKSLHMCVLGNTTILAEFASEEEISRFFAQGQSLTPSPGWQSLGSSQSRLGSIDGSHSFSNRNDLNHWNGAGLSGTSSGDLHGTSLWGSPNYSTSLWGTPSSSDTRGISSPSPINAFLSVDHLGGGGESM
- the TNRC6A gene encoding trinucleotide repeat-containing gene 6A protein isoform X6, with the protein product MRELEAKATKEVERKLSRAFLPHLCGTERRDLVQEEEDQLMEERKKRKDDKKKKEAAQKKAIEQKIKVPEQTKTSVSQPQPVTSNGTSTVTSTNNNAKRATANSQQQQQTLPRYPPREVPPRFRHQEQKQLLKRGQQLPVIAANLGSTPKVLNGQSGSSTVTNKQPVTNGEVPNSSKKQPDLNHSGLGSHYENSHWGPVSSNSDSSTNWDKVIVDGSDKEAWPSITGSDPELTSECMDTDSASSSGSERNLVIMASGSTGGENDGIRNGIGHGSQNKFVVGSNSNNVGNGSINGPWGLSHGTIISTCQVSVDAPDSKSESSNNRMNAWGTINSSSNGGLNPSTLNSNGNHGAWPVLENNGHALKGSVGSGNPGTNIQCSTIGQISNSQSINSKVGGSAHSSWGSLQENCDSEVNGTRKVSFSGQPQNLNTEMNGPNNTTNFMTSSLPNSAGSVQINELPNNTGHGAWRVSTMNHSQIQASPVTNGTSISHLSNGEAKNGGSYGTTWGAYGSNYSGDKCSGPNSQANGDTVNATLMQPGISGPGSTNFQINGNKGGGGGGGVWEAGTVSSQNMPWGSGNGASAGGSRRGWGNPAQNTGTNLSNGEWSKLPSNQHSNESVSGNSRKFTNGWKSTEEDDLNNQSSAASQITEQNSAWAKTGTGESEGSSESTGCHEDRVTTEGQNRERRKVDQHTLLQSIVNRTDLDPRVLSNSGWGQTPIKQNTAWDTETSPRGERKTDNGTEAWGGSVTQTSSSGGCVDRPSPNNNDTSSVSGWGDPKSATRWGDSKGSNSQGGWEEDSAATVMVKSNQSWGSGKEEKSSWNDAQKIKQGWVDGQKASQGWAVSTGDSWGENSRSNHWGEAKKSSSGGSDSDRSVSGWNETGKSNSVTWGGNNTNPNNSSGWDEPAKSNQNQGWGDPPKSNQPQVWGDSSKPINSPEWNKQDVGSWGAPSATNKPPGSGWLGGPMPAPAKEEEPTGWEEPSPESIRRKMEIDDGTSAWGDPSKYNYKNVNMWNKNVPNSSSSSDQQAQVHQQLLSSSAMSSKESSSGSGWGEPSTPATTVDNGTSAWGKPMDTGTSWGEPISDAAGTSGWGNASLGQQAPNKPGPKSMQESWCGDDMPLTGSRQTSWEEEEDVEIGMWNTSSSQEANPSLNWPPYMKKMPTKGIMKGGNKQDETWINPFIKQFTNLSFSRESPEETIQSNKMDMSGGLLQDKRMEMDKHGLNVGDYNRVVGKGPGSRPQISKESSMDRGPYFDKNGNPSMFGVGNIAAQPRSMQQPPAQPLNSSQPNPRAQVPPPLLSPQVPVSLLKYAPNNGGLSPLFGPQQVAMLNQLSQLNQLSQISQLQRLLAQQQKAQNQRSMPSGGRQQQEQQGRSLSMQQQMMQQSRQLDPNLLMKQQTPPSQQQSLHQPTMKSFLENVIPHATPELQKGPSPINSFSSFPIGMNSNLNVNMDMSSIKEPQSRLRKWTTVDSISVNTSLDQNSSKHGAISSGFRLEESPFVPYDFMNSSNSPASPPGSIGDSWPRAKSPNGSSSVNWPPEFRPGEPWKGYPNIDPETDPYVTPGSVINNLSINTVREVDHLRDRNSGSSSSLNTTLPSTSAWSSIRASNYNVSLSSTAQSTSARNSDSKSTWSPGSVTNTSLAHELWKVPLPPKSITAPSRPPPGLTGQKPPLSTWDNSLRLGGGWGNSDARYTPGSSWGESSSGRITNWLVLKNLTPQIDGSTLRTLCMQHGPLITFHLNLPHGNALVRYSSKEEVVKAQKSLHMCVLGNTTILAEFASEEEISRFFAQGQSLTPSPGWQSLGSSQSRLGSIDGSHSFSNRNDLNHWNGAGLSGTSSGDLHGTSLWGSPNYSTSLWGTPSSSDTRGISSPSPINAFLSVDHLGGGGESM
- the TNRC6A gene encoding trinucleotide repeat-containing gene 6A protein isoform X4, with the protein product MRELEAKATKEVERKLSRDLVQEEEDQLMEERKKRKDDKKKKEAAQKKAIEQKIKVPEQTKTSVSQPQPVTSNGTSTVTSTNNNAKRATANSQQQQQTLPRYPPREVPPRFRHQEQKQLLKRGQQLPVIAANLGSTPKVLNGQSGSSTVTNKQPVTNGEVPNSSKKQPGMPPIRDLVSHSPNQSDLNHSGLGSHYENSHWGPVSSNSDSSTNWDKVIVDGSDKEAWPSITGSDPELTSECMDTDSASSSGSERNLVIMASGSTGGENDGIRNGIGHGSQNKFVVGSNSNNVGNGSINGPWGLSHGTIISTCQVSVDAPDSKSESSNNRMNAWGTINSSSNGGLNPSTLNSNGNHGAWPVLENNGHALKGSVGSGNPGTNIQCSTIGQISNSQSINSKVGGSAHSSWGSLQENCDSEVNGTRKVSFSGQPQNLNTEMNGPNNTTNFMTSSLPNSAGSVQINELPNNTGHGAWRVSTMNHSQIQASPVTNGTSISHLSNGEAKNGGSYGTTWGAYGSNYSGDKCSGPNSQANGDTVNATLMQPGISGPGSTNFQINGNKGGGGGGGVWEAGTVSSQNMPWGSGNGASAGGSRRGWGNPAQNTGTNLSNGEWSKLPSNQHSNESVSGNSRKFTNGWKSTEEDDLNNQSSAASQITEQNSAWAKTGTGESEGSSESTGCHEDRVTTEGQNRERRKVDQHTLLQSIVNRTDLDPRVLSNSGWGQTPIKQNTAWDTETSPRGERKTDNGTEAWGGSVTQTSSSGGCVDRPSPNNNDTSSVSGWGDPKSATRWGDSKGSNSQGGWEEDSAATVMVKSNQSWGSGKEEKSSWNDAQKIKQGWVDGQKASQGWAVSTGDSWGENSRSNHWGEAKKSSSGGSDSDRSVSGWNETGKSNSVTWGGNNTNPNNSSGWDEPAKSNQNQGWGDPPKSNQPQVWGDSSKPINSPEWNKQDVGSWGAPSATNKPPGSGWLGGPMPAPAKEEEPTGWEEPSPESIRRKMEIDDGTSAWGDPSKYNYKNVNMWNKNVPNSSSSSDQQAQVHQQLLSSSAMSSKESSSGSGWGEPSTPATTVDNGTSAWGKPMDTGTSWGEPISDAAGTSGWGNASLGQQAPNKPGPKSMQESWCGDDMPLTGSRQTSWEEEEDVEIGMWNTSSSQEANPSLNWPPYMKKMPTKGIMKGGNKQDETWINPFIKQFTNLSFSRESPEETIQSNKMDMSGGLLQDKRMEMDKHGLNVGDYNRVVGKGPGSRPQISKESSMDRGPYFDKNGNPSMFGVGNIAAQPRSMQQPPAQPLNSSQPNPRAQVPPPLLSPQVPVSLLKYAPNNGGLSPLFGPQQVAMLNQLSQLNQLSQISQLQRLLAQQQKAQNQRSMPSGGRQQQEQQGRSLSMQQQMMQQSRQLDPNLLMKQQTPPSQQQSLHQPTMKSFLENVIPHATPELQKGPSPINSFSSFPIGMNSNLNVNMDMSSIKEPQSRLRKWTTVDSISVNTSLDQNSSKHGAISSGFRLEESPFVPYDFMNSSNSPASPPGSIGDSWPRAKSPNGSSSVNWPPEFRPGEPWKGYPNIDPETDPYVTPGSVINNLSINTVREVDHLRDRNSGSSSSLNTTLPSTSAWSSIRASNYNVSLSSTAQSTSVARNSDSKSTWSPGSVTNTSLAHELWKVPLPPKSITAPSRPPPGLTGQKPPLSTWDNSLRLGGGWGNSDARYTPGSSWGESSSGRITNWLVLKNLTPQIDGSTLRTLCMQHGPLITFHLNLPHGNALVRYSSKEEVVKAQKSLHMCVLGNTTILAEFASEEEISRFFAQGQSLTPSPGWQSLGSSQSRLGSIDGSHSFSNRNDLNHWNGAGLSGTSSGDLHGTSLWGSPNYSTSLWGTPSSSDTRGISSPSPINAFLSVDHLGGGGESM